In Chanodichthys erythropterus isolate Z2021 chromosome 7, ASM2448905v1, whole genome shotgun sequence, a genomic segment contains:
- the LOC137022872 gene encoding G2/M phase-specific E3 ubiquitin-protein ligase-like, producing MLCDTFPKLVSICGGWLLHKTSGGGGQRKLLVIPPDSDGYNGNQLKSVSGNGKSTLYIVPLQKKLDTTPLPSDAKELENMPKAQCSVCSEMFPLQCLPMHIKECKDDHVILFTSTDEELERSPEADNSNSFLTEKTAECPVCKNTFDSDIIEIHASDCGLRSGDILNSISGKVDETNTFSICVSRTDIFIRGMQQWQRQKKSSPKSRLKVTFFGEAGIDTGALRKEFLTEMLAEIERRLFICGADKRGKNPLYCVNSVDRNYFRSAGEIMAVSLAQGGPPPAFMREWCFRYLCSGDYDSIQVSTSDVTDLEFSLLIEKINNSTDDLSDLTDEILNCGYTGEVSLEKKNHIIRAIVLHSTLRVIPMLDQLRKGLQLYDLLRVMERHPDLCLPLFVPGEHDDKVDAAFILENCHPSLSERGSVRYNKEMNVMNFFQDFLQEMEDSGVL from the exons ATGCTTTGTGATACGTTTCCAAAACTTGTCAGTATCTGTGGTGGATGGCTGCTACACAAGACTTCAG GTGGAGGTGGGCAGCGCAAACTCTTAGTAATCCCTCCTGATTCAGATGGTTATAATGGAAACCAGCTGAAATCAGTGAGTGGCAATGGAAAGTCCACATTGTATATAGTTCCACTTCAAAAAAAACTTGACACTACTCCTTTGCCATCTGATGCAAAGGAGTTGGAGAACATGCCCAAAGCACAATGTTCAGTGTGCAGTGAAATGTTTCCTCTGCAGTGTCTTCCGATGCATATAAAGGAATGCAAGGATGACCAtgtcattttgtttacatcaacTGATGAG GAATTGGAGAGGTCTCCAGAAGCCGACAACTCAAAttcctttttgactgaaaaG ACTGCTGAATGTCCAGTGTGCAAGAACACGTTTGATAGTGATATCATTGAGATTCATGCATCAGACTGTGGATTACG TTCTGGGGACATTTTGAATTCAATCAGCGGTAAAGTTGATGAAACCAACACCTTTTCCATCTGTGTGTCACGAACCGACATCTTCATTAGAGGCATGCAACAGTGGCAGCGTCAAAAGAAATCTTCCCCTAAATCCAGACTAAAGGTTACTTTCTTTGGGGAAGCAGGCATAGACACTGGTGCCCTACGCAAAGAGTTTCTAACAG AAATGCTTGCAGAGATTGAAAGGAGACTATTTATCTGTGGAGCAGACAAAAGGGGAAAGAATCCTCTCTACTGTGTTAACAGCGTGGACCGGAATTACTTCAG GAGTGCAGGGGAAATCATGGCTGTCAGTTTGGCACAAGGTGGACCTCCCCCAGCTTTTATGCGTGAATGGTGTTTTCGATACCTCTGCTCTGGGGATTATGACAGCATACAGGTGTCTACAAGTGATGTCACAGATTTGGAGTTTTCACTGCTTATTGAAAAG ATTAACAACTCAACAGATGACTTGAGCGACCTCACTGATGAAATTCTGAACTGTGGGTACACTGGGGAAGTGTCTCTTGAAAAAAAGAACCACATCATCAG GGCAATTGTGCTTCATTCTACCTTGCGAGTTATCCCCATGCTTGATCAGCTTCGAAAAGGCCTGCAACTCTATGATCTCCTGAGAGTTATGGAAAGACACCCAGACCTTTGCCTTCCACTGTTTGTACCAGGGGAACATGAtgacaag GTTGATGCAGCATTCATATTGGAAAACTGCCACCCAAGCTTAAGTGAGAGGGGCTCTGTAAGGTACAACAAGGAAATGAATGTCATGAACTTTTTCCAGGACTTCCTACAGGAAATGGAGGATAGTG GGGTTCTGTAG